From Azotosporobacter soli:
CCAAAATGGATAACAGCAGTTTAGCACACACAAAATGGAAATGCAAATACCATATAGTTTTCGCACCGAAATACAGAAGACAAATCATATATGGGAAAATAAAAAGTGATATCGGAGTTATACTGAGAAAGCTATGCGAACATAAAGGTGTTGAAATTATAGAAGCAAGTGCTTGCCCGGATCACGTTCACATGTTGGTAAGCATACCGCCGAAAATAAGCGTGTCAAGTTTTGTGGGGTATCTAAAAGGAAAGAGTTCATTAATGATATTTGATAGGCATGCGAACTTGAAAT
This genomic window contains:
- the tnpA gene encoding IS200/IS605 family transposase, which produces MDNSSLAHTKWKCKYHIVFAPKYRRQIIYGKIKSDIGVILRKLCEHKGVEIIEASACPDHVHMLVSIPPKISVSSFVGYLKGKSSLMIFDRHANLKYRYGNRQFWCKGYYVDTVGRNKKAIEEYIKNQLKDDVIAEQLTLKELVDPFTGEPAKKSK